The following coding sequences lie in one Candidatus Nitrospira allomarina genomic window:
- a CDS encoding DUF2959 domain-containing protein, translating into MYPQYSPVGSRRLFPYLTWGIILLSLSTVGCQSIYYDAMEKIGYHKRDLMVSDVEKARDAQEDAKEQFKSALDRFTTTLNIKGGELQEKYEVLNAEYERSEAKAQAVRDRIASVEDVSEALFDEWAAELKEYSSPALRKNSQKQLTQTRAQYAQLIKAMKRAESKMDPVLVKFKDQVLFLKHNLNAETIASLKSELVSVEGNIASLIKELNASIKEADSFIASMEKDKS; encoded by the coding sequence ATGTACCCTCAATATTCTCCAGTAGGTTCTCGCAGACTCTTTCCTTACCTGACATGGGGGATCATCCTCTTGAGTCTGAGCACGGTTGGTTGCCAGAGCATCTATTATGATGCCATGGAGAAGATCGGCTATCACAAGCGCGACTTGATGGTGTCCGATGTGGAAAAAGCCCGTGACGCTCAAGAGGACGCCAAAGAACAATTCAAGTCGGCGCTTGACCGCTTCACCACAACCCTGAATATCAAGGGCGGTGAGTTACAGGAGAAATATGAGGTCCTGAATGCGGAATACGAACGGAGCGAAGCCAAAGCCCAGGCGGTTCGAGATCGAATCGCGTCGGTGGAAGATGTCTCGGAAGCCTTATTTGATGAATGGGCCGCTGAACTCAAAGAATACTCCAGCCCGGCCTTGCGGAAGAACAGCCAAAAGCAACTCACACAGACTCGGGCTCAATATGCTCAACTGATTAAAGCCATGAAACGTGCCGAATCGAAAATGGATCCGGTATTAGTCAAGTTTAAAGATCAGGTCCTCTTCCTCAAACACAATCTGAATGCAGAAACGATCGCGTCATTAAAAAGTGAATTGGTCTCCGTGGAAGGCAATATCGCCTCCCTCATTAAGGAATTGAATGCCTCCATTAAGGAAGCCGATTCATTTATCGCCTCAATGGAAAAAGATAAGTCATAA
- a CDS encoding helicase HerA domain-containing protein: MSDFEKLGVFYLGRPYDLATKSAKPGLLLYDSKDLVTHAVCVGMTGSGKTGLCIGLLEEAAIDNVPAIIIDPKGDIANLLLTFPELHGSDFLPWINPDDAKKKALTPEAFADKEAAKWKSGLEAWGQDGARIAKLREAAEFLVYTPGSTAGLPVSILQSFAVPSPKILEDAELLGDRVGITATSLLNLVGLDADPLQSPEHILLANVLKTSWEAGLDLTLSSLIQQIQTPPFSKLGVMDLESVFSSKDRFALAMRFNNLLGAPGFSAWLEGQPMDIDQILHSPTGKPRIAIFSIAHLNDTERMFFVSLLLTQMVSWMRSQSGTTSLRALLYMDEVFGFFPPIKNPPSKAPMLTMLKQARAYGLGVVLATQNPVDLDYKGLGNTGTWFIGRLQTERDMARVLDGLEGAAANSQGNFNRQKMEQIISGLGNRVFLMNNVHDDGPEIFETRWALSYLRGPLTRTQIKTLMDPVKAAISISTASSASPKSLTAASQFSAGTPSKDGTTHPPVLPPDIRQHFVPIRGARPADASLIYHPRLYGAASVHYQDAKTKLDEVREVQALVVITTGAVPVHWDQADPLDIPPADLNTYPADGAQFGELPGAASQAKSYKGWEKDFEDWVYRTQTLDIFRNASLGVTSGPHESERDFRLRLQQLVRERRDEETDALRKKYAGKMTTLEDRIRRAEQAVQRESEQAKQQKLQTVISIGATLLSVFMGRKTVSRSSMGQATSAVRGMSRTMKEGKDVDRAEENVNALQQQLAALEAELQEEIQSLTAQWDVETIPLETLNMRPKKSNISTKLVSLAWVPYWTDTSDHQTPAWL, translated from the coding sequence ATGTCTGATTTTGAAAAGCTCGGGGTGTTTTATTTAGGGAGGCCATACGACCTCGCCACCAAGTCAGCAAAACCCGGCCTCCTCCTCTATGACTCGAAAGATCTGGTCACCCACGCGGTCTGTGTCGGCATGACGGGTAGCGGCAAAACCGGCTTGTGTATTGGCCTCTTGGAAGAAGCCGCGATCGACAATGTCCCTGCCATCATCATTGACCCCAAAGGCGATATCGCCAATCTCTTATTAACCTTTCCTGAGCTCCATGGCAGCGATTTTCTTCCCTGGATCAATCCCGATGATGCAAAGAAAAAAGCCCTCACACCGGAAGCGTTTGCGGACAAGGAAGCGGCCAAATGGAAATCTGGGTTGGAGGCCTGGGGGCAGGATGGAGCCAGAATCGCGAAACTCCGTGAAGCCGCGGAATTTTTGGTCTATACTCCTGGGAGCACGGCAGGACTACCTGTGTCCATTCTCCAATCGTTTGCCGTGCCTTCCCCAAAGATTCTTGAAGACGCAGAACTCTTAGGGGACCGGGTGGGCATTACGGCGACCAGCTTACTCAATCTGGTTGGTCTGGATGCCGACCCCCTGCAAAGCCCCGAACATATTCTGCTGGCCAATGTCCTGAAAACCTCATGGGAAGCCGGACTGGACCTCACGCTTTCCTCGCTCATCCAACAGATTCAAACCCCGCCGTTTTCCAAGTTGGGCGTGATGGATCTGGAATCGGTTTTTTCCTCGAAGGATCGCTTCGCGTTGGCCATGCGTTTTAATAATTTATTGGGAGCACCAGGGTTTTCTGCATGGCTGGAGGGCCAGCCGATGGATATCGATCAGATTTTGCATTCCCCAACCGGCAAGCCCCGCATTGCTATTTTTTCCATCGCACACCTGAATGATACTGAGCGCATGTTTTTTGTCAGTCTCCTGCTCACTCAAATGGTCAGTTGGATGCGAAGCCAATCGGGCACCACCAGTCTGCGCGCCCTGCTCTATATGGATGAAGTCTTTGGCTTCTTTCCGCCGATCAAAAATCCACCATCCAAAGCTCCGATGCTGACCATGTTGAAACAGGCTCGAGCCTATGGCCTGGGCGTCGTGCTCGCGACTCAAAACCCGGTTGACCTGGATTACAAAGGATTGGGCAATACGGGAACGTGGTTTATCGGACGACTCCAGACTGAACGGGACATGGCCCGCGTACTGGATGGATTGGAAGGCGCCGCAGCCAACAGTCAAGGAAACTTCAACCGCCAGAAAATGGAGCAGATTATCTCCGGCCTCGGGAACCGGGTGTTTCTCATGAACAACGTCCATGACGACGGGCCGGAAATTTTTGAGACCCGTTGGGCATTATCCTATCTTCGAGGGCCGTTAACCCGGACGCAAATTAAAACCTTGATGGATCCGGTAAAAGCTGCGATTTCCATTTCTACGGCCTCATCCGCTTCCCCAAAAAGCCTAACCGCCGCTTCTCAATTTTCTGCCGGGACACCTTCCAAAGACGGCACCACGCATCCACCGGTTCTGCCTCCGGACATCCGCCAACATTTTGTGCCCATTCGGGGTGCGAGGCCCGCAGACGCTTCACTCATCTATCACCCAAGGCTCTATGGTGCCGCATCGGTCCATTACCAGGATGCCAAAACGAAATTGGATGAAGTCCGTGAGGTTCAAGCTCTTGTCGTGATAACCACCGGTGCCGTACCGGTCCATTGGGATCAAGCAGATCCTCTCGATATTCCACCCGCCGATTTGAATACATATCCTGCTGACGGAGCACAGTTCGGGGAACTACCGGGCGCCGCCAGCCAGGCAAAATCCTATAAGGGCTGGGAAAAGGATTTTGAGGATTGGGTCTACCGAACACAAACCTTGGACATCTTCAGAAATGCCTCGTTAGGGGTGACTTCCGGCCCGCATGAATCGGAACGTGATTTCCGCCTTCGATTACAACAGCTCGTCCGCGAACGTCGGGATGAAGAGACCGACGCACTCCGAAAAAAATATGCCGGGAAAATGACGACTCTCGAAGATCGAATCCGGCGGGCCGAACAGGCCGTTCAACGGGAATCCGAGCAAGCCAAACAACAAAAACTCCAAACAGTGATTTCCATCGGCGCGACTCTCTTGTCGGTATTCATGGGCCGTAAAACCGTCAGCCGATCCTCGATGGGTCAGGCCACATCTGCCGTTCGAGGCATGAGCCGAACCATGAAAGAGGGAAAGGATGTTGACCGTGCCGAGGAAAACGTGAACGCCCTTCAACAACAATTGGCTGCTTTAGAGGCGGAACTCCAAGAAGAAATTCAGTCCCTAACCGCTCAGTGGGATGTCGAAACCATTCCCCTGGAGACTCTCAATATGCGCCCCAAAAAGTCGAACATTTCCACAAAGTTGGTGTCTTTGGCGTGGGTTCCGTATTGGACAGACACCAGCGACCACCAGACTCCAGCGTGGCTTTAA
- the uvrA gene encoding excinuclease ABC subunit UvrA, translating to MSLKKPVSPSSSPHADLIIEGARQNNLKNISLRIPHNAVTVVTGVSGSGKSSLAFDTLFAEGQWRYVESLSSYTRMFLDRVKRPDVDRLTNIRPSIALEQKNPIRTSRSTVGTTSEISDYLRLVFSKIGRLTCPDCKVEAIAHHPTAVAQDLLNRFPKERALVCFPKPAPHPDALEFMKTALLKQGFIRIVIDQQLINLNTDTFPSPLPSELLIVVDRLTLDTESRSRLVEALESAFRESEGRASVIIGDNEPIGYSAHLSCPGCGRTFPPPRPVSFSFNHPLGACPECKGFGNILRYDERLLIPDADKSLQDGAIEPWTKPSNVWWQKEMLKAFKKKNLDPTTPYNQLTQAEQDLIWKGEGKLEGIDDFFTYLEGKRYKMHVRVFLSRYRSPSPCTTCQGTRLRPESLMVKIYECHIHEVCGWPLSDLQRWLQNLPLRKFEEAIAKDLLIALQTKLSFLLRVGLDYLTLNREMRTLSGGEAQRIHLATQLGSQLMGTQYVLDEPTIGLHPRDTESMGMILRELAERGNTVIVVEHDPQIIQQADYIVELGPHSGNQGGEVICAAPYQSFLKHPQSLTAQYLRGERTIPLPSKRGTGNGKALQFTGVNEQNLKNLTVNIPLGTLVCITGPSGSGKSTLVEATIYAALARFFKVDTPPQPELASMTGPEHLRTVCLIDQEPIGKTPRSNPITYIKAYDEIRALFAQSPEARAHRLTPAHFSFNTGKGRCARCQGNGYEKLEMYFLADLYVPCADCEGKRFKDKILQVQVKGLSIHDVLNLTVDQAVAFFATSCPKVLKGLRVLQQLGLGYLTLGQPATTLSGGETQRLKIARELTNTPKRSAAHSDHKGALYILDEPTRGLHLEDITRLLTVLNQLVEEGNTVLVVEHHLDVIKYADWVMDLGPGGGESGGHIVAQGPPEDIAANPNSITGRYLKTLL from the coding sequence ATGTCCTTAAAGAAACCGGTTTCACCTTCCAGCTCTCCCCATGCCGATCTGATCATTGAAGGCGCGCGGCAAAATAACCTCAAAAACATTTCGCTCCGTATCCCGCACAACGCCGTCACCGTGGTCACCGGTGTGTCAGGATCCGGGAAATCCTCTTTGGCCTTCGACACCCTGTTTGCGGAAGGCCAGTGGCGCTATGTGGAATCGCTCTCCTCCTATACGCGCATGTTCCTGGACCGCGTCAAACGGCCTGATGTGGATCGACTCACCAATATTCGTCCCTCAATTGCCTTGGAACAAAAAAATCCAATTCGGACCTCGCGCTCCACCGTCGGCACCACCAGCGAAATTTCAGATTATCTCCGCTTGGTGTTCTCCAAAATCGGACGCTTGACCTGTCCCGACTGCAAGGTGGAAGCCATCGCCCACCACCCCACCGCGGTCGCGCAAGATTTACTCAATCGTTTTCCCAAGGAACGTGCCCTCGTCTGTTTTCCCAAACCCGCCCCCCATCCTGACGCACTGGAATTTATGAAAACCGCACTCCTCAAGCAAGGCTTCATCCGTATCGTCATCGACCAACAACTGATCAACCTCAATACCGATACCTTCCCCTCACCGCTGCCATCGGAATTGTTGATCGTCGTTGATCGCCTGACTTTGGATACGGAATCGCGCAGCCGATTGGTCGAAGCCTTGGAATCGGCGTTTCGTGAAAGTGAAGGCCGCGCGAGCGTCATCATCGGGGATAACGAACCCATTGGCTATAGCGCCCATTTGTCGTGTCCGGGATGCGGCAGGACGTTCCCGCCGCCACGCCCGGTGTCCTTTTCGTTCAATCATCCACTTGGCGCCTGTCCCGAATGCAAAGGGTTCGGCAACATCTTGCGCTACGACGAACGGTTACTGATTCCCGACGCCGACAAATCCTTACAGGACGGCGCGATCGAACCCTGGACCAAACCATCCAATGTGTGGTGGCAGAAAGAAATGCTCAAAGCCTTCAAGAAGAAAAACCTCGACCCGACCACACCCTACAACCAGCTCACCCAAGCAGAACAAGACCTGATTTGGAAGGGAGAAGGAAAGCTCGAGGGCATCGATGATTTTTTTACATATCTAGAAGGCAAACGCTACAAAATGCATGTCCGGGTCTTCTTAAGCCGGTATCGCAGTCCCTCGCCTTGCACAACCTGCCAGGGAACCCGCTTGCGGCCGGAATCCCTCATGGTCAAAATCTATGAATGCCACATTCACGAGGTATGCGGATGGCCCCTCTCGGATCTTCAACGATGGCTTCAGAACTTGCCGCTAAGAAAATTTGAGGAGGCGATCGCCAAGGATCTGTTGATAGCCTTGCAAACGAAACTGTCATTTCTTCTGCGCGTGGGTTTGGACTATCTCACGCTCAACAGGGAAATGCGGACGTTATCCGGAGGCGAAGCTCAGCGTATTCATCTGGCGACACAACTGGGCAGTCAGCTCATGGGCACACAATATGTTTTGGATGAACCGACGATCGGCCTCCATCCACGCGACACCGAGTCCATGGGCATGATTTTGCGGGAGTTGGCGGAGCGGGGAAACACGGTCATTGTGGTGGAACATGATCCGCAGATTATTCAACAGGCCGATTACATCGTCGAACTGGGACCTCACTCAGGCAATCAAGGCGGAGAGGTCATCTGCGCGGCCCCCTACCAATCCTTTCTTAAGCATCCCCAATCGCTCACCGCACAATATTTGCGTGGGGAACGAACCATTCCTTTACCATCCAAACGCGGAACAGGAAATGGAAAAGCGCTTCAGTTCACAGGAGTGAACGAACAAAATCTCAAAAATCTCACGGTGAACATTCCCCTCGGCACGCTGGTCTGTATCACGGGTCCTTCCGGATCGGGAAAAAGCACGTTAGTCGAAGCCACCATCTATGCAGCCCTTGCGCGTTTTTTCAAGGTGGACACTCCTCCGCAACCCGAGCTAGCAAGCATGACGGGACCTGAACACCTCCGAACCGTCTGCCTCATTGACCAGGAACCCATCGGCAAAACCCCGCGTTCTAATCCCATCACCTACATTAAAGCCTATGATGAAATCCGGGCCTTATTCGCCCAGTCCCCTGAAGCGCGGGCGCACCGGCTCACGCCCGCGCATTTCTCATTTAACACCGGCAAGGGCCGATGCGCTCGTTGCCAGGGCAACGGATACGAAAAGCTGGAAATGTATTTCCTGGCGGACCTCTACGTGCCCTGCGCAGACTGTGAAGGCAAACGGTTCAAAGACAAGATCCTACAAGTCCAAGTCAAAGGGCTTTCCATTCATGATGTGTTAAACCTCACCGTCGATCAAGCGGTAGCCTTCTTCGCCACGTCATGTCCCAAGGTCCTCAAAGGATTGCGCGTGCTTCAACAGCTTGGACTTGGTTATCTCACACTGGGACAGCCAGCCACGACTCTATCCGGAGGCGAAACCCAACGGCTGAAAATCGCCCGGGAATTGACCAACACCCCAAAACGATCAGCCGCCCACTCAGACCACAAAGGTGCCCTCTACATCCTGGACGAACCCACCAGGGGACTGCACCTTGAAGATATCACGCGCCTGTTAACCGTGTTGAATCAACTGGTGGAGGAGGGCAATACGGTCCTGGTGGTCGAACATCACCTGGACGTCATCAAATACGCGGATTGGGTCATGGACCTCGGCCCCGGCGGCGGCGAATCCGGCGGCCACATCGTAGCTCAAGGTCCGCCGGAAGACATCGCAGCTAACCCCAACTCCATCACGGGAAGATATCTGAAGACTCTGCTTTAA
- a CDS encoding DUF2780 domain-containing protein: MELIQQLVSSLNINEGQAKGGAGLLFNLAKEKLGSGEFQQLAEKVPGVKDLLGAAPPTSPAASAGGGMMGALGGIAASLGAGGLGEKVGGLGNLANLASGFSQLGLSPDMIGKFVPIVLSFVQNQGGDSMKGLLEKVLKPGPSTT, from the coding sequence ATGGAATTGATTCAACAACTAGTCAGCAGTTTGAACATCAATGAAGGCCAAGCCAAAGGCGGCGCCGGTCTCCTATTCAACCTCGCGAAAGAAAAACTGGGCTCAGGCGAGTTTCAACAGCTCGCCGAGAAGGTTCCAGGGGTCAAGGACCTCTTAGGAGCAGCTCCCCCTACCTCCCCGGCAGCCTCTGCGGGGGGCGGCATGATGGGAGCATTAGGAGGAATCGCCGCTTCACTCGGAGCCGGGGGGTTAGGTGAAAAGGTGGGGGGATTGGGAAATCTCGCCAATTTGGCAAGCGGGTTTTCGCAACTTGGATTAAGCCCTGATATGATTGGAAAGTTTGTCCCGATCGTCCTTTCCTTTGTCCAGAATCAAGGCGGGGATTCCATGAAGGGTCTTCTGGAAAAGGTCTTGAAGCCCGGCCCGTCGACAACCTGA
- a CDS encoding MBL fold metallo-hydrolase, whose product MTITNKQSGTNVHQIADGIYRINTPVVIEGAGGFSFNQYLIVDDEPLLFHTGPRKMFPLVREAVASVLPVGKLRYISFSHVEADECGSLNEWLAAAPQAVPLCGTVAAMVSINDLADRAPRALGDGERLTLGKHSVRWFDTPHLPHAWECGLLMEERTSTLFCGDLFTQGGADHSPVTESDILGPSEAFRHEMDYFSHTKNGGVLLEKLASTNPTTLACMHGSAWRGDGAHLLRALGNALSD is encoded by the coding sequence ATGACCATAACGAATAAGCAGTCAGGAACGAACGTACATCAGATTGCTGACGGGATTTATCGCATTAATACACCGGTGGTGATTGAAGGTGCAGGCGGGTTCTCGTTTAACCAATACCTCATCGTGGATGATGAACCATTGCTCTTCCATACCGGCCCCCGGAAAATGTTCCCATTGGTGCGTGAAGCGGTGGCGAGCGTGTTGCCGGTTGGAAAGCTTCGATATATCTCGTTTTCCCATGTGGAAGCCGACGAATGTGGATCACTCAACGAATGGCTGGCCGCTGCCCCCCAGGCTGTGCCGTTGTGCGGGACAGTTGCGGCCATGGTCTCGATTAATGATCTTGCCGATCGGGCGCCTCGCGCTCTAGGGGATGGAGAGCGGCTCACTTTGGGCAAACACTCCGTGCGTTGGTTCGATACCCCGCATTTGCCTCATGCCTGGGAATGCGGTTTACTGATGGAAGAGCGGACGTCGACGTTGTTCTGCGGCGATCTGTTCACGCAGGGAGGAGCTGACCATTCTCCTGTTACGGAGTCGGACATTCTGGGACCCAGCGAAGCGTTTCGGCACGAAATGGATTATTTCTCCCATACGAAGAACGGTGGTGTGCTCCTGGAGAAGCTTGCCTCGACCAATCCAACCACACTGGCCTGCATGCACGGGAGTGCATGGCGTGGTGACGGGGCACACCTACTTCGCGCGCTGGGCAATGCGCTATCGGACTGA
- a CDS encoding Spy/CpxP family protein refolding chaperone: protein MAFIPTLKNLFRHDPGRKGLLILLSMVFALTGCAHDGKSSTEGKRSHESYTHESESPHATQNYMDHHHFSSSMEEELKLSDEQKEAFNRLRLDYDKMVVKKTADVRTAEVDLATLLGKDEPDRQAIEEQVKTIGTIKEDMMMARIDSLLELRGVLTKDQYGKFREILHQRMGQIEGHSPHGGM from the coding sequence ATGGCGTTCATACCTACATTAAAAAATCTATTTCGGCATGATCCTGGAAGAAAGGGTCTCCTTATTCTCCTTTCTATGGTGTTTGCATTAACCGGCTGTGCGCATGATGGAAAAAGTTCTACCGAGGGAAAACGTTCTCATGAATCCTATACGCACGAATCCGAATCTCCGCATGCAACTCAAAATTATATGGATCATCATCATTTTTCCAGCTCAATGGAAGAAGAATTAAAGCTGAGCGATGAACAAAAAGAGGCCTTTAACCGGCTTCGACTTGATTACGATAAAATGGTCGTCAAAAAAACCGCTGATGTTCGAACGGCGGAAGTCGATCTTGCGACTCTGCTTGGGAAGGATGAGCCAGACCGTCAGGCGATTGAAGAGCAGGTCAAAACCATTGGAACCATTAAAGAAGATATGATGATGGCGCGCATTGACTCCCTGCTGGAATTGAGAGGAGTATTGACTAAGGATCAATACGGAAAATTTAGAGAGATCTTGCATCAACGCATGGGTCAGATAGAGGGACATTCCCCCCATGGTGGTATGTAG
- a CDS encoding DUF6335 family protein has protein sequence MAKKKNTNSSERDAETMIRRYMEDQGSAEESIQEDFIETGAQQETKVVLTRGSSRQKQARLSGGDLDATMDAGSSGDETVGGSNPTPDQDTVDELGEAVGLTFENSEELAGEKVYERDTHRWELDPASSEDYSERIQRYR, from the coding sequence ATGGCCAAGAAGAAAAATACGAATTCATCAGAGCGGGATGCGGAAACGATGATACGCCGGTATATGGAAGATCAGGGTTCTGCTGAAGAGTCTATCCAAGAGGACTTTATCGAGACAGGGGCTCAGCAGGAGACGAAGGTAGTCCTTACTCGAGGAAGCAGCCGACAAAAACAGGCCAGACTTTCCGGTGGAGATCTTGACGCAACCATGGACGCGGGGAGTTCCGGCGATGAAACCGTAGGCGGTTCCAATCCTACTCCGGATCAAGATACCGTGGATGAATTGGGCGAGGCGGTGGGCCTTACCTTTGAAAATTCTGAGGAACTTGCAGGAGAAAAAGTGTATGAACGGGATACCCACCGATGGGAACTCGATCCTGCATCCTCTGAAGATTATTCGGAACGCATCCAAAGATATCGATAA
- a CDS encoding tRNA-binding protein: MQTISWDDFIKVELSVGRIVSAVRFPEAKKPAYILQVDFGKNIGMKKSSAQITDLYKPEELVGKLVVAVVNFPGKQIGPLMSECLVTGFHTENGEVALCVPDKSVPLGTKLL, encoded by the coding sequence GTGCAGACTATTTCATGGGATGATTTCATAAAAGTCGAACTCAGTGTCGGGCGTATCGTTAGTGCGGTGCGGTTCCCGGAAGCCAAAAAGCCTGCCTACATTTTGCAAGTTGATTTCGGGAAAAACATCGGCATGAAGAAGTCGAGTGCTCAGATCACGGATCTTTACAAGCCGGAAGAATTAGTGGGAAAGCTGGTTGTCGCTGTTGTGAATTTTCCAGGCAAGCAAATCGGTCCGTTGATGTCGGAATGCCTGGTCACCGGATTTCATACTGAGAACGGGGAGGTGGCGTTGTGTGTTCCGGACAAATCGGTTCCTCTAGGCACAAAGTTGTTGTAG
- a CDS encoding Slp family lipoprotein translates to MKKSTISSMLFFLLMFAGCSQYQVIPESLENQVNHTLDFKQIRENPDNHKGELMVVGGEVLSVNRKQDATRIEVLQLPLNDDYTPANQRTKTQGRFIALSKGKDPLDPAVLENGRAISIVGEIIGSGTIQVGEDTREVPIFGIKDLTIWDEALYWGRGYSGFGWGRGYPTDFYTGYRPLAYPYY, encoded by the coding sequence ATGAAAAAGTCAACCATTTCATCCATGCTGTTTTTTTTGCTCATGTTTGCTGGATGTTCTCAATACCAGGTGATCCCCGAGAGCTTGGAAAATCAAGTCAACCACACCCTGGACTTTAAGCAGATACGAGAGAACCCTGATAATCATAAAGGAGAGTTAATGGTCGTCGGAGGAGAAGTGCTTTCGGTCAATCGGAAGCAGGATGCGACCAGAATTGAAGTTCTTCAGCTTCCACTGAACGATGATTATACGCCAGCAAATCAACGCACCAAAACTCAAGGACGGTTTATTGCCTTATCAAAGGGGAAGGATCCATTAGATCCAGCGGTGCTTGAAAACGGCAGAGCCATATCCATCGTCGGTGAGATTATAGGCAGTGGAACTATCCAAGTTGGTGAAGATACACGAGAGGTTCCCATCTTTGGCATCAAAGATTTGACCATATGGGACGAGGCGCTCTATTGGGGTCGCGGATATTCCGGATTTGGTTGGGGCCGGGGTTATCCAACGGATTTTTATACCGGATATCGTCCGCTCGCATATCCCTATTACTGA
- a CDS encoding HNH endonuclease, with protein MRGNIIAYIEMCQKEGISLQKGMNFRLKGKHSVILMSVRPNAPYRDVVLEDGAVLVYEGHDEPKKNGGVDPKNLDQPERRQNNSLTENGKFHKAAQAFKLGEKGPDIVRVYEKIKAGIWSDNGYFHLVDSWIEHDGKRNVFKFKLVAIEDIEDESLAEDPVTRLVERSRIIPTSVKLEVWARDSGRCVSCGATDELHFDHIVPYSKGGTSLKVENIQLLCARHNIEKRAKIQ; from the coding sequence GTGAGAGGAAACATCATCGCCTATATTGAAATGTGCCAGAAGGAAGGCATCAGTTTACAGAAGGGGATGAATTTTCGATTAAAGGGAAAGCATTCAGTAATTCTCATGTCGGTTCGTCCCAATGCTCCGTATAGGGATGTCGTGTTGGAGGATGGGGCTGTACTGGTCTATGAAGGGCATGATGAGCCAAAGAAAAACGGCGGTGTCGATCCAAAGAACCTGGACCAACCAGAGCGAAGGCAAAATAACTCCCTGACTGAAAATGGGAAATTTCACAAAGCTGCGCAAGCTTTTAAGCTAGGGGAGAAAGGCCCTGACATTGTTCGCGTATACGAGAAAATTAAGGCGGGAATTTGGTCAGATAATGGCTATTTTCACCTTGTGGATTCGTGGATCGAGCACGATGGAAAAAGAAATGTGTTTAAGTTCAAGTTGGTCGCGATCGAAGACATTGAAGATGAATCGTTGGCGGAGGATCCGGTCACGAGACTTGTAGAGCGTAGTCGTATTATTCCAACAAGCGTGAAGTTGGAGGTATGGGCACGTGATAGCGGCCGTTGCGTATCCTGCGGAGCGACTGATGAACTTCATTTCGATCATATTGTTCCGTATTCTAAGGGCGGTACTTCCTTAAAAGTCGAGAATATCCAACTTTTATGTGCACGCCACAATATTGAGAAGAGGGCGAAGATTCAATGA
- a CDS encoding L,D-transpeptidase, translating to MPQTLFQEIESPSQTLHGASNLSPNQHPASTQAKISLLVDVSRHRLFVKEGDRIVHEALASTGSGNTLADPRNPERTWTFETPKGTFSIESKLEKPVWVRPDWAFIEQGDPVPDKMADRLKPGVLGKYALGFGNGYFIHGALYSNLLGQDVTHGCIQLHSDDLQIVFKAVQLGTPITII from the coding sequence ATGCCGCAGACCCTTTTTCAAGAAATTGAATCCCCCTCTCAAACACTTCACGGCGCATCAAATCTCTCACCGAATCAACATCCCGCATCCACGCAAGCGAAAATATCCCTCCTTGTGGATGTTTCCCGACATCGGCTTTTCGTAAAAGAAGGCGATCGGATTGTGCATGAGGCCCTTGCCTCAACCGGCAGCGGGAACACGTTAGCAGATCCCAGGAACCCGGAAAGAACATGGACATTCGAAACTCCCAAGGGGACGTTCAGCATTGAGAGCAAGTTAGAAAAACCGGTGTGGGTTCGTCCCGATTGGGCCTTCATCGAACAAGGCGATCCGGTTCCCGACAAGATGGCTGATCGGTTAAAACCGGGAGTGCTCGGAAAATATGCGTTGGGTTTTGGGAATGGATATTTCATTCATGGTGCCTTGTATTCAAACTTATTAGGACAGGATGTCACCCACGGATGCATTCAACTGCATTCTGACGATCTTCAAATTGTGTTTAAAGCAGTCCAATTGGGCACCCCAATCACCATTATTTGA
- a CDS encoding GlsB/YeaQ/YmgE family stress response membrane protein, whose protein sequence is MGIISWIVFGLMAGVLAKIIMPGKDPGGMFITILIGISGAMVGGLISTYFGYGEVTGFNLPSFGIAVGGSFLLLFAYRIIKGN, encoded by the coding sequence TTGGGCATTATTTCCTGGATCGTATTCGGCCTCATGGCAGGAGTCCTGGCAAAGATCATCATGCCGGGAAAAGACCCTGGTGGAATGTTCATCACCATCCTGATTGGAATCTCCGGCGCAATGGTGGGAGGATTGATCAGCACCTACTTTGGCTATGGCGAGGTCACCGGATTTAATCTGCCAAGTTTTGGCATTGCCGTGGGTGGATCCTTTCTGCTCCTTTTTGCCTACCGGATTATCAAAGGAAACTAA